One part of the Pieris napi chromosome 4, ilPieNapi1.2, whole genome shotgun sequence genome encodes these proteins:
- the LOC125048565 gene encoding uncharacterized protein LOC125048565 codes for MGGCKCTYRNCTVKTDGKTHMFHYPVFNKIRCHQWIINARRYEFLNLKVSQLKNRVVCQHHFKDNNFMNCQKAKLTMDAIPTEDGPYCDPTKWKKDQNIGSVLPLLTDEIENDVLTHDQKVANYSIKYADFLTNFESDLLNSTNIDSFSLDCKDYEVADRNIRKFSDRLVFQPNTNINSPFAIVNPYDKSSKERSKEITVQEIIIEDNVVPSEEKPTIQGEFPLTEVTMSLLSNKQQDEPRKIKVNTECRYMKNKPITTPSTPVNKASKVKILSEKKIKDAISIPKNLQPISPSSVIKLPKKDNQISVPISTGTQTSVHPVKRNLLVTREQNFIYPVDLNVEKHEPPQYSLDIQYQTLENEQPSYSLNLNSLKFDHPSSVYTLEVNEPRDNLLGTNSIIINEPFIPQSVSSNELQTNNAQPLYTIDINGKKQKCLPSITGDTNRQEIQKTDYPVDTIPNKTDTTMLCLNNLIPQENKSGIKVLQDKDKFDTQSKRNTNIPSNLILNPKEVCIINDNKKSVSPSKGRVSPKRLAVIEKKRKFNKKLIDAVIALDNNVQQKSPPKIVKVFKYKNQAKNEPKKGQESTQVSSYLSTEPKLPSVQEYTLKFLEDRLQQMENRLLGKIDQNSQKIQEMKESIKSKSENKTVSIQASANGNPETYKRQLYNDISQFLSPSCSSAVYEELFINKYSIKKIKDSDEVSSKRRRCR; via the exons ATGGGTGGCTGTAAATGTACATACAGAAATTGCACTGTGAAAACAGATGGAAAAACTCATATGTTTCACTACCCTGTGTTTAACAAGATTCGATGTCACCAGTGGATCATCAATGCACGTCGCTATGAATTTTTAAACCTTAAAGTATCCCAATTAAAGAACAGAGTTGTTTGCCAACATCATTTCAAGGATAACAATTTTATGAACTGCCAG aAAGCGAAGTTGACAATGGATGCAATTCCAACAGAAGATGGTCCATATTGTGATCCTACAAAGTGGAAAAAAGATCAAAATATAGGTTCAGTATTGCCTCTCTTAACAGATGAAATAGAGAATGATGTTTTAACACATGACCAAAAAGTTGCTAACTACTCTATTAAATATGCAGACTTCTTAACAAACTTTGAATCCGATTTATTAAACAGTACCAATATAGATTCATTTAGCTTGGACTGTAAGGATTATGAGGTAGCTGATCGGAACATACGGAAATTTAGTGATCGATTAGTGTTTCAACCAAATACTAATATCAACTCTCCATTTGCTATTGTTAATCCATATGATAAAAGCAGCAAAGAAAGAAGTAAAGAAATAACAGtccaagaaataattatagaagATAATGTAGTCCCCAGTGAAGAAAAACCAACAATTCAAGGTGAATTTCCTTTGACAGAGGTTACAATgtctttattaagtaataaacaGCAAGACGAGCCAAGAAAAATTAAAGTGAATACAGAATGTcgttatatgaaaaataaaccaATAACAACACCATCAACTCCTGTAAATAAAGCATCTAAGGTTAAGATATTAtcagaaaagaaaattaaggATGCTATATCAATACCAAAAAATCTTCAGCCTATATCACCAAGTTCAGTTATTAAATTGCCAAAAAAGGATAACCAAATAAGTGTACCTATTAGTACTGGAACACAAACTAGCGTTCACCctgttaaaagaaatttattagttACTAGAGAACAAAACTTCATTTATCCTGTagatttaaatgtagaaaagCATGAACCACCCCAATATTCATTGGATATACAATATCAAACATTAGAAAATGAACAGCCCTCATactcattaaatttaaactctCTAAAATTCGACCATCCTTCTTCAGTGTATACTTTAGAAGTAAATGAACCACGAGATAATCTATTAGGAACTAattctataattataaatgaacCATTTATACCACAATCAGTATCCTCAAATGAACTCCAAACAAATAATGCACAACCATTATATACAATAGATATCAATGGAAAGAAACAGAAATGTTTGCCAAGTATAACAGGGGATACTAATAGGCAAGAAATTCAAAAGACAGATTACCCAGTGGATACAATTCCCAATAAAACTGATACAACAATGTTGTGTCTCAATAACTTAATACCTCAAGAAAATAAATCTGGAATTAAAGTTCTACAAGACAAAGACAAATTTGACACCCaatcaaaaagaaatactaaTATACCATCTAATTTGATTCTAAACCCAAAAGAAGTGTGTATTATTAATGATAACAAAAAGTCAGTGTCACCTTCAAAAGGCAGGGTGAGTCCAAAAAGATTAGCTGTGATAGAAAAAAAGAGgaaatttaataagaaattaattgaTGCCGTTATAGCATTGGATAATAACGTACAACAGAAATCCCCTCCAAAAATTGTAAAAGtgttcaaatataaaaatcaagcGAAGAATGAACCAAAAAAAGGTCAGGAGTCAACACAAGTGTCGTCCTATTTATCAACTGAACCAAAGCTGCCCAGTGTTCAGGAATACACTTTAAAGTTTTTAGAAGATCGTTTGCAACAAATGGAAAATAGATTATTAGGAAAAATTGATCAGAattcacaaaaaattcaagAAATGAAagaatcaataaaatcaaagTCAGAAAATAAGACTGTGTCCATACAAGCAAGTGCCAATGGTAATCCAGAGACCTATAAGAGACAGTTATACAATGATATTTCACAATTTCTAAGCCCAAGTTGCAGTAGTGCTGTCTatgaagaattatttataaataagtattctattaaaaaaattaaggataGTGATGAAGTAAGCAGTAAGCGGAGACGGTGCAGGtga